Proteins from a genomic interval of Thamnophis elegans isolate rThaEle1 chromosome 2, rThaEle1.pri, whole genome shotgun sequence:
- the GPR182 gene encoding G-protein coupled receptor 182 translates to MGEPATLPPFNEAYHNLTELLYAFNYTLENCHWELDDGIKRVFLFVLYLIIFVVGLVENLLVIWVNWQTRNHRNLVNLYIFNMALADLGVVLSLPVWMLEVVLDYTWLWGDFLCRFTHYFYFANMYSSIFFLTCLSIDRYVSLTTSSHFWHERQHCVRRITCCCIWAFAAILPLPEVVHMELIESIEPVCFFMAPLESYNEWALGLNLLVAIIGFIIPFFIMAVFNILTARHIKRCDKPESRKNCYLIYAYIIVFLVSWLPFHLILLILTIEGTNVFLHCSVVDFLYFFYDIVDCFSLLHCVVNPILYNFLSKNFQGKLISAVVRYIPKNQMEQDRDGSSSNTQHSVVIVQDKAV, encoded by the coding sequence atgGGAGAGCCAGCGACCCTCCCCCCTTTCAATGAAGCCTACCACAACTTGACGGAACTCTTGTATGCCTTCAACTACACATTAGAAAATTGTCATTGGGAACTAGATGATGGCATTAAACGGGTCTTTCTCTTTGTTCTCTATCTCATCATCTTTGTGGTGGGATTGGTGGAGAATCTCTTGGTCATATGGGTCAACTGGCAGACCCGAAACCACCGGAACTTGGTCAACCTATACATTTTCAACATGGCCCTTGCAGACCTGGGGGTGGTCCTCTCCTTACCAGTCTGGATGTTGGAAGTCGTGCTTGATTACACGTGGCTTTGGGGAGATTTCCTCTGTCGCTTCACCCACTATTTTTACTTTGCCAACATGTACAGCAGTATTTTCTTTCTCACCTGCCTCAGCATTGATCGGTATGTGTCCCTGACAACTTCCTCCCACTTCTGGCACGAACGCCAACATTGTGTGCGACGGATCACCTGCTGCTGCATATGGGCCTTTGCTGCCATCCTCCCTTTGCCAGAAGTGGTACACATGGAGTTAATCGAGAGCATTGAACCAGTGTGTTTCTTTATGGCCCCTCTGGAGAGCTACAACGAGTGGGCCCTCGGTCTCAACCTCCTTGTTGCCATAATTGGGTTCATTATCCCATTCTTCATCATGGCAGTCTTCAACATACTGACCGCCAGACACATAAAGCGTTGTGACAAGCCAGAGAGCAGAAAAAACTGCTACCTCATCTATGCTTACATAATTGTCTTCTTGGTCAGTTGGCTGCCTTTCCACCTAATTTTGCTAATCCTCACCATTGAGGGGACAAACGTGTTCCTCCACTGCTCTGTAGTTGACTTCCTGTACTTCTTCTACGACATCGTAGACTGTTTCAGCCTTCTCCATTGTGTGGTCAATCCCATCCTGTACAACTTCCTGAGCAAGAACTTCCAAGGAAAGCTTATCTCTGCTGTGGTTCGATACATTCCCAAAAACCAGATGGAGCAGGACAGAGATGGCTCTTCCTCCAACACCCAACACTCGGTAGTCATCGTGCAAGACAAGGCAGTTTAA